A window of the Henckelia pumila isolate YLH828 chromosome 3, ASM3356847v2, whole genome shotgun sequence genome harbors these coding sequences:
- the LOC140889288 gene encoding uncharacterized protein isoform X2, with amino-acid sequence MMQVEASETVNKDVISHFMLRLVYCISETVNKDVISHFVLRLVYCIEEELRKWFLFIESSLFCYRFQLETPEAQRALLVEFDLPYKAVSSAEYESIKEKLNQVVRSNGQSLSNGRKQGAASLCAACKLLRWRCTQDCVFSPYFPADEPHKFASFHKVFGASNVNKMFQDIGGAQRYLHTYEA; translated from the exons ATGATGCAAGTAGAAGCATCTGAGACTGTCAACAAGGATGTCATTTCACATTTCATGTTGCGCCTAGTCTACTGCATATCTGAGACTGTCAACAAGGATGTCATTTCACATTTCGTGTTGCGCCTAGTCTACTGCATAGA GGAGGAATTAAGGAAATGGTTTCTTTTCATTGAGTCTTCACTATTTTGTTATCGATTTCAACTTGAAACTCCTGAAGCCCAG AGGGCATTGTTGGTAGAGTTTGACCTGCCTTACAAAGCTGTAAGCAGTGCTGAATATGAG AGTATAAAGGAAAAATTGAACCAGGTGGTGCGCTCCAATGGACAATCCTTATCAAATGGTAGAAAGCAAGGGGCAGCGTCTCTGTGCGCCGCGTGCAAGCTTCTTCGGTGGAGATGTACGCAGGATTGCGTATTTTCGCCGTATTTTCCTGCCGACGAGCCCCACAAATTTGCTAGCTTTCACAAAGTGTTTGGTGCCAGCAATGTCAACAAGATGTTCCAG GATATTGGAGGGGCACAAAGATACCTTCACACATATGAAGCATAA
- the LOC140889288 gene encoding probable DNA primase large subunit isoform X1: MQVKELWRKIMMQVEASETVNKDVISHFMLRLVYCISETVNKDVISHFVLRLVYCIEEELRKWFLFIESSLFCYRFQLETPEAQRALLVEFDLPYKAVSSAEYESIKEKLNQVVRSNGQSLSNGRKQGAASLCAACKLLRWRCTQDCVFSPYFPADEPHKFASFHKVFGASNVNKMFQDIGGAQRYLHTYEA, from the exons ATGCAGGTTAAAGAATTATGGAGGAAAATTATGATGCAAGTAGAAGCATCTGAGACTGTCAACAAGGATGTCATTTCACATTTCATGTTGCGCCTAGTCTACTGCATATCTGAGACTGTCAACAAGGATGTCATTTCACATTTCGTGTTGCGCCTAGTCTACTGCATAGA GGAGGAATTAAGGAAATGGTTTCTTTTCATTGAGTCTTCACTATTTTGTTATCGATTTCAACTTGAAACTCCTGAAGCCCAG AGGGCATTGTTGGTAGAGTTTGACCTGCCTTACAAAGCTGTAAGCAGTGCTGAATATGAG AGTATAAAGGAAAAATTGAACCAGGTGGTGCGCTCCAATGGACAATCCTTATCAAATGGTAGAAAGCAAGGGGCAGCGTCTCTGTGCGCCGCGTGCAAGCTTCTTCGGTGGAGATGTACGCAGGATTGCGTATTTTCGCCGTATTTTCCTGCCGACGAGCCCCACAAATTTGCTAGCTTTCACAAAGTGTTTGGTGCCAGCAATGTCAACAAGATGTTCCAG GATATTGGAGGGGCACAAAGATACCTTCACACATATGAAGCATAA